A section of the Deinococcus sp. KNUC1210 genome encodes:
- a CDS encoding alpha-amylase family glycosyl hydrolase produces the protein MQPQSIPASALDTWRKQVIYLLLPDRFANGNTANDNLGQPNCYDPANPTKFHGGDLAGLRQKLAYISGLGATTVWTTPLYKQTLINSGAAANYGNCGYHGYWADFNQAGTADVEPKLGTSADVQGLMTDIHNSGMKYLMDMVVNHSGYGAQIVSQQPSWFHASCDPNVDPVNCPLAGLPDFRQENSAVASYLTTLSKTWVSTYAIDGIRMDTVKHVPTSYWQTSWIPGVLASRPGMFLLGEVFQTGNAAQLKPYLDAGFDSTFNFPLRQAFVNSLGQGGSLDSLAAAMQDTIGTLGLDRTLLQVNLLDNHDVQRFLNEPGPGAAEGVIRTRYHLAMGALMTLPGIPQLYYGDELGMYGGPDPDNRHDMPAWAWTDTGRSAAQTNFLAGGGTPKTTFDDVKNLIAVRQGNEALWKGSYAELWRPNGGQSMFAFYRGSGTSRMVVALNSSASAANVALDIQGNAGISASDKAAITNGSTFSNLVAGAPGTATVSGGKLNVSVPAGTLAIYRLNSSASTVNVTFKATASTSLGQNLYLSGDRAELGSWNTASAIPMTSSNCSGSTCTWTASVALPPSVTAQFKFIKKPGDSGASVTWEGGSNRTYTAPASGTGSYTGTWQP, from the coding sequence GTGCAACCGCAGAGTATTCCCGCCAGCGCGCTCGACACCTGGCGCAAACAGGTCATCTACCTGCTGCTCCCGGACCGTTTCGCCAACGGCAACACTGCAAACGACAACCTCGGCCAGCCGAACTGCTACGACCCTGCCAACCCGACCAAATTTCACGGCGGCGATCTTGCCGGTCTGCGCCAAAAGCTCGCGTACATCAGCGGACTGGGTGCCACCACCGTCTGGACCACGCCGCTCTACAAACAGACCCTCATCAACAGTGGGGCTGCCGCCAACTACGGCAACTGCGGCTACCACGGCTACTGGGCCGACTTCAATCAGGCCGGCACGGCCGACGTGGAACCCAAACTCGGGACGTCGGCAGACGTGCAGGGCCTGATGACCGACATCCACAACAGCGGGATGAAGTATCTGATGGACATGGTCGTCAACCACAGCGGCTACGGCGCCCAGATTGTCTCGCAGCAGCCCAGCTGGTTTCACGCCAGCTGTGACCCGAACGTTGATCCGGTCAACTGCCCGCTGGCAGGCCTGCCGGATTTTCGCCAGGAGAACAGCGCCGTCGCGAGCTACCTGACGACCCTGTCCAAAACCTGGGTGTCCACCTACGCGATCGACGGCATCCGTATGGACACCGTCAAGCACGTGCCCACCAGCTATTGGCAGACCAGCTGGATTCCGGGTGTGCTCGCCAGTCGCCCCGGCATGTTCCTGCTGGGTGAGGTGTTCCAGACCGGGAACGCTGCTCAGCTCAAGCCGTACCTTGACGCCGGCTTCGACTCCACCTTCAACTTTCCCCTGCGCCAGGCGTTCGTCAACAGCCTCGGTCAGGGCGGCAGCCTGGACAGCCTGGCAGCGGCCATGCAGGACACCATCGGCACCCTGGGGCTGGACCGCACCCTGCTGCAGGTCAACCTGCTCGACAACCACGACGTGCAGCGCTTCCTCAACGAGCCCGGCCCCGGCGCAGCCGAAGGCGTCATCCGTACCCGCTATCACCTCGCAATGGGCGCGCTGATGACGCTGCCTGGCATCCCACAGCTGTATTACGGCGATGAACTCGGCATGTATGGCGGTCCCGACCCGGATAACCGGCACGACATGCCCGCCTGGGCCTGGACTGACACGGGCCGCAGCGCCGCACAGACCAATTTCCTGGCGGGCGGTGGGACACCCAAGACCACCTTCGACGACGTGAAGAATCTGATCGCTGTCCGGCAGGGCAATGAGGCGCTGTGGAAAGGCAGCTACGCGGAGCTGTGGCGTCCGAACGGGGGGCAGAGCATGTTCGCCTTCTACCGGGGAAGCGGAACCAGCCGGATGGTCGTGGCGCTCAACAGCAGCGCCAGTGCCGCGAACGTCGCGCTGGACATCCAGGGCAACGCCGGGATCAGCGCCAGCGACAAAGCGGCCATCACCAACGGCAGTACGTTCAGCAACTTGGTTGCCGGTGCGCCGGGCACGGCCACCGTCAGCGGCGGCAAGTTGAATGTGAGCGTCCCAGCCGGAACGCTGGCGATCTATCGCCTGAACAGCAGTGCCAGCACGGTGAACGTGACATTCAAAGCCACCGCCAGCACCAGTCTCGGCCAGAACCTGTACCTTAGTGGTGACCGTGCAGAGCTCGGGAGCTGGAACACAGCCTCTGCCATTCCGATGACGAGTAGCAACTGCTCCGGCAGCACCTGCACCTGGACAGCCAGCGTCGCCCTGCCCCCGAGCGTGACCGCACAGTTCAAATTCATCAAGAAGCCAGGGGACAGCGGAGCCAGCGTGACATGGGAGGGCGGCAGCAACCGCACCTACACGGCACCGGCCAGCGGCACTGGAAGCTACACCGGCACCTGGCAGCCGTAA
- a CDS encoding diguanylate cyclase has product MALPPPPDRPRGRIEAMRRQVYLLVASLACLSQTVLIGLSMMKGTEIRWDAVFGAVLCGALIPLLNKRTVPVYWVDLGVLVAASLGSAFELLVAFQRPEAPLPSLYFAGIFLFLAAYSILPVLAASLYSVVLYTAFIVLTLLKRGDTTLLVELAVVVMLIVHLSVFGQRVTAERTEAQVFELLSRTDALTGLENRRAMYERLDRAFNHAAPEELSAVLLLDIDHFKLVNDRYGHPVGDEVLRALATVLQQLSSPLNGVSRWGGEEFLVLLVGVTQERALETAQRLLADIRATSLPLSLQVTASCGVAFSYERDSVAEWLLSADERLYMAKTGGRNRVHPVRPPPLPAK; this is encoded by the coding sequence ATGGCGTTGCCCCCTCCACCAGATCGGCCGCGCGGACGGATCGAAGCCATGCGTCGGCAGGTCTACTTGCTCGTCGCCAGCTTGGCATGTCTGAGTCAGACGGTTTTGATCGGCTTGAGCATGATGAAGGGCACGGAGATCCGATGGGATGCAGTGTTTGGGGCGGTGCTGTGCGGCGCCTTGATCCCATTGCTCAACAAGCGCACGGTGCCCGTGTATTGGGTAGATTTGGGTGTGTTGGTCGCGGCTTCGTTGGGTTCGGCGTTTGAACTGCTCGTTGCCTTTCAGCGCCCTGAGGCTCCACTTCCCAGCTTGTATTTTGCTGGCATTTTCCTCTTCCTGGCGGCCTATAGCATCCTACCGGTCCTCGCTGCTTCCCTGTACTCGGTAGTGCTGTACACCGCCTTCATCGTGCTCACCTTGTTAAAACGAGGTGATACGACGCTGTTGGTGGAATTGGCAGTGGTGGTGATGCTGATCGTGCACCTCTCTGTCTTTGGTCAGCGCGTCACCGCAGAACGCACTGAAGCGCAGGTCTTCGAACTGTTGTCTCGGACGGACGCGCTGACCGGGCTGGAGAATCGTCGGGCGATGTATGAGCGACTTGACCGAGCGTTCAACCATGCAGCACCCGAGGAACTCTCGGCGGTGCTGCTGCTTGATATTGATCATTTCAAATTGGTGAATGACCGATATGGTCACCCAGTGGGCGATGAAGTGCTTCGGGCCTTGGCGACGGTGTTGCAACAGCTCAGTTCTCCTCTAAATGGGGTGTCTCGCTGGGGCGGAGAGGAGTTTCTGGTGCTGCTAGTCGGTGTAACCCAGGAACGTGCACTGGAGACAGCGCAACGTCTGCTGGCGGATATTCGGGCGACCTCGTTGCCTCTCTCGCTGCAGGTCACTGCGAGCTGCGGTGTCGCTTTTTCGTATGAGCGGGATTCGGTTGCGGAGTGGTTACTGTCGGCAGATGAGCGACTGTATATGGCGAAAACGGGGGGACGAAACCGTGTTCATCCGGTGAGGCCTCCTCCTTTGCCGGCGAAGTGA
- the tnpA gene encoding IS200/IS605 family transposase, with protein MAGERSTRHAHFNLNYHLVFTPKYRRRSFFGPSRERLMEIFTATCAERDWLIQGMEVMPDHVHVFLSCPPKWAPSDIAKILKGVSARLLLQEFPELKRRGHLWTNAYYVGSAGNISAEVIQRYIEGQRKGQVEDDGVLRSSSPTSSNSPARSRCPSHSAPPKPCTAWR; from the coding sequence ATGGCTGGAGAGCGTTCAACACGACATGCACACTTCAATCTGAACTACCATCTGGTGTTCACACCGAAGTACCGCCGTCGTTCGTTCTTCGGCCCGTCCCGTGAACGTCTGATGGAGATTTTCACGGCCACCTGTGCGGAGCGGGACTGGCTCATCCAAGGCATGGAGGTCATGCCGGACCACGTTCATGTGTTCTTGTCCTGCCCGCCCAAGTGGGCACCATCTGACATCGCCAAGATTCTGAAAGGTGTGTCCGCACGGCTGCTGCTGCAAGAGTTCCCTGAGCTGAAGCGGCGCGGCCACCTGTGGACGAATGCCTACTACGTTGGCTCGGCAGGCAACATCTCCGCTGAGGTGATTCAGCGTTACATCGAAGGGCAGCGCAAAGGGCAGGTGGAAGACGATGGGGTTTTAAGATCAAGTTCGCCAACTTCCAGCAACTCACCCGCCAGATCACGCTGCCCGTCGCACTCAGCACCCCCGAAGCCCTGCACCGCGTGGCGGTGA
- a CDS encoding response regulator transcription factor, translating to MITSDQSFAEPLKAALEDAGHPVQRATSVMTGLTLAREVPPSLVVVDAVLPDGPGRDVLRRLRLNSTVPVFVLTACDVPEETVELMQAGADQVLVKPMVIAEMVARIGARLRRSQHQAHLLSHGLVVWPQRHLVTFQGYPLPLTKTERQLLTVLLQRVDQPLSRSAIVRELWPEKEHSRQSNVIDAHMTTLRAKLGLVHLQGLITTVRRVGYVIRQASMDELMEPPVIALEDQD from the coding sequence ATGATCACCTCCGATCAATCTTTTGCGGAGCCGCTGAAAGCAGCATTGGAGGATGCGGGGCATCCGGTCCAACGGGCCACCTCGGTGATGACCGGCTTAACACTGGCACGCGAGGTACCCCCGAGCCTGGTCGTCGTGGACGCAGTCCTCCCGGACGGACCAGGACGCGACGTGCTTCGCCGTCTGCGGCTCAACAGCACCGTCCCAGTTTTCGTGCTGACGGCCTGTGATGTGCCCGAGGAAACGGTTGAACTGATGCAGGCTGGGGCGGACCAGGTGTTGGTCAAGCCAATGGTGATCGCGGAGATGGTCGCCAGGATTGGCGCGCGGCTGCGGCGATCTCAGCATCAAGCACACCTGTTGTCGCACGGGTTGGTGGTGTGGCCGCAGCGGCATCTGGTGACGTTCCAAGGTTATCCGCTGCCACTGACCAAGACCGAACGGCAACTCTTGACGGTGCTGCTGCAGCGTGTGGACCAACCGTTGTCGCGGTCAGCGATTGTTCGGGAACTGTGGCCAGAGAAGGAACACTCCAGGCAAAGTAATGTGATTGACGCGCATATGACGACGCTGCGGGCCAAGCTGGGGTTGGTGCATCTACAGGGGTTGATCACGACAGTGCGGCGAGTCGGGTATGTGATCCGGCAGGCGTCGATGGATGAGTTGATGGAGCCGCCGGTGATTGCGCTTGAGGATCAGGACTGA
- a CDS encoding helix-turn-helix domain-containing protein, whose translation MTSPASLLRTLRLERGWTLRQLAHQMQTSVACLSDLERGKGAHAELLVRLAQLYHVPPYVLSQTLPPGLAELVAHPDTNFSPAWIQTLCRLEFRHGQELSAQAWWSLSETLRQSLP comes from the coding sequence ATGACGTCCCCCGCATCCCTCCTGCGCACGCTCCGACTTGAACGCGGATGGACCCTGCGTCAGCTCGCCCATCAGATGCAAACAAGTGTGGCGTGTCTCTCCGATCTGGAGCGCGGCAAAGGCGCACACGCTGAGCTCCTCGTCCGGCTCGCCCAGCTGTATCACGTGCCGCCGTACGTCCTGTCCCAGACGCTGCCTCCAGGCCTAGCTGAACTGGTGGCCCATCCAGACACGAACTTCTCGCCAGCGTGGATTCAGACCCTCTGCCGTCTGGAATTCCGCCATGGCCAGGAGCTCAGTGCACAGGCGTGGTGGAGCCTCTCGGAAACCCTTCGGCAGTCGTTGCCATGA
- the ung gene encoding uracil-DNA glycosylase translates to MTAFDTRARHPHTSVQVVWFKKDLRIHDHQPLLEAAVRGPVLPLYIYEPEQLHHPEFGGHHLHYLNQCLAELDDALGSLGSPLICRHGEAVQVFEALHQEVGAFTLWAHEETGNGVSDQRDRRVRAWCRARGLSFTELPQNGVVRRMVNRDGWADTWEARLGVPPLPSPEQLTPIALPASGLLNHTALALAPNGKTIPQGGRHTAEATLTSFLSIRGVRYQTEMSSPLTAEDSCSRLSAPLAFGTLSLREVVQATRQRLAAVSGDRDADPRWVRSLRAFESRLHWHCHFMQRLESEPEMEFRPLNRAFDQLRPDWHQLRYDRWAAGQTGYPLQDACMRMLETTGWLNFRMRAMTISFASQLLWLPWQKPGEYLAHQWLDNEPGIHWAQVQMQSSTVGINRVRIYNPTKQARDQDPTGVFIRRWVPELRDVPTDFIHAPWEWSGASRLKYPAPIVDAERAMRTAKAKIMAVWHTATFEAEARRIYTLHGSRKKAVMRAERVARGLPERPRRPASKPRPGSVPRTDTQPGLFETVSPVGAPIVPARLPVSWQTALTDAFAAPSFYQLKDLLIAERAAHTIYPPAPDVFNALRLTPLEHVKVLILGQDPYHGAGQAQGLSFSVPPGIRVPPSLQNIYRELQTDLPGFTPPRHGDLRAWASQGVLLLNAVLTVRAGAPNSHAGLGWEPFTDAVIRAVNAKSERVVFLLWGRYARNKAKLVTGPQHRIIESAHPSPLSAAQFLGTRPFSRANAALIEAGETPIDWRVPVASERTQSRQR, encoded by the coding sequence ATGACTGCTTTCGACACACGCGCTCGACACCCGCACACGTCCGTGCAGGTGGTGTGGTTTAAGAAGGATCTGCGCATCCACGATCATCAACCGCTACTCGAAGCGGCTGTCCGAGGCCCCGTGCTCCCGCTCTACATCTACGAGCCGGAGCAGTTGCACCATCCGGAATTCGGCGGCCATCATCTGCACTATCTCAACCAGTGCCTCGCTGAGCTTGACGACGCGCTGGGTTCCCTCGGCTCCCCCCTGATCTGTCGACACGGCGAAGCAGTCCAAGTCTTTGAGGCGCTGCACCAGGAAGTCGGTGCGTTTACACTCTGGGCGCACGAAGAGACCGGCAATGGCGTCAGCGATCAGCGAGATCGCCGAGTCCGTGCATGGTGCCGCGCACGAGGGCTGTCGTTCACCGAGCTGCCGCAGAACGGGGTGGTGCGGCGCATGGTCAACCGCGACGGCTGGGCGGATACCTGGGAAGCCCGCCTGGGTGTCCCTCCGCTGCCCAGCCCAGAACAGCTCACGCCTATCGCTCTTCCAGCGAGTGGCCTCCTCAATCACACAGCGCTCGCGCTGGCGCCCAACGGCAAGACCATCCCTCAGGGTGGGCGTCACACCGCCGAAGCCACGCTGACAAGCTTCCTCAGCATCCGGGGTGTTCGGTACCAGACCGAGATGAGCAGTCCCCTGACCGCCGAAGACAGTTGCTCCCGGCTCAGCGCCCCATTGGCGTTCGGCACGCTCAGCCTGCGAGAAGTCGTGCAGGCGACCCGTCAGCGCCTCGCCGCCGTCAGCGGGGACCGAGACGCTGATCCGCGCTGGGTGCGTTCCCTGCGAGCCTTCGAGAGCCGCCTGCACTGGCACTGTCATTTCATGCAGCGCCTGGAATCCGAACCTGAGATGGAGTTCCGTCCCCTCAACCGCGCCTTCGATCAGCTGCGCCCCGACTGGCATCAACTGCGCTACGACCGCTGGGCCGCCGGACAGACCGGGTATCCCCTCCAGGATGCGTGCATGCGGATGCTTGAAACGACCGGCTGGCTGAATTTCCGCATGCGGGCCATGACCATCTCCTTTGCCAGCCAACTGCTGTGGCTCCCCTGGCAGAAACCCGGCGAATACCTGGCGCATCAGTGGCTGGACAACGAACCGGGCATTCACTGGGCGCAGGTACAGATGCAGAGCAGTACCGTGGGCATCAACCGCGTCCGCATCTACAATCCCACCAAGCAGGCCCGCGACCAGGACCCGACCGGTGTGTTTATTCGCCGCTGGGTGCCGGAGTTGCGCGATGTTCCCACCGACTTCATTCATGCGCCCTGGGAATGGAGTGGCGCGTCTCGCCTGAAGTACCCAGCCCCCATCGTGGACGCGGAGCGGGCCATGCGCACGGCGAAAGCCAAGATCATGGCGGTCTGGCACACCGCCACGTTCGAAGCGGAAGCGCGGCGCATCTACACCTTGCACGGCAGCCGCAAGAAGGCCGTGATGCGGGCCGAGCGAGTCGCCCGCGGTCTGCCGGAACGGCCACGCCGCCCTGCCTCGAAACCTCGCCCGGGTTCTGTCCCTCGAACGGACACGCAGCCCGGACTCTTTGAGACGGTGAGCCCGGTGGGAGCGCCGATTGTGCCTGCACGCCTGCCGGTGTCGTGGCAGACCGCCCTGACGGACGCCTTCGCAGCTCCGTCGTTCTACCAGCTCAAAGACCTGCTGATCGCTGAACGCGCGGCCCACACCATCTACCCACCGGCCCCCGACGTCTTCAACGCGCTGCGCCTCACGCCACTGGAACACGTCAAAGTCCTGATCCTGGGGCAAGACCCGTATCACGGCGCTGGTCAGGCACAGGGCCTGAGTTTCAGCGTGCCCCCAGGAATCCGCGTGCCACCGAGTCTGCAGAACATCTACCGCGAACTCCAGACGGACCTCCCCGGGTTCACGCCCCCTCGGCACGGCGATCTGCGCGCCTGGGCGAGTCAGGGCGTCTTGCTGCTCAATGCCGTGCTGACCGTGCGAGCAGGTGCGCCGAACAGCCACGCTGGCCTCGGATGGGAGCCGTTCACCGACGCGGTGATCCGAGCGGTCAATGCCAAGTCAGAACGGGTCGTGTTTCTCCTGTGGGGTCGCTACGCTCGGAACAAGGCCAAGCTGGTCACCGGCCCACAGCACCGTATCATCGAGAGTGCGCATCCCAGTCCGCTGAGTGCCGCGCAGTTCCTGGGCACCCGACCGTTCTCGAGGGCGAATGCCGCCTTGATCGAAGCAGGCGAAACACCGATTGACTGGCGGGTGCCGGTGGCGTCTGAACGTACGCAATCAAGGCAACGTTGA
- a CDS encoding branched-chain amino acid ABC transporter substrate-binding protein, translating to MKMKPFHTTRRLICFTLTAGLLLGSASAATIKIAVVTPLTGGLGPFGLEVKRGVELAVQQQVAAFKALGQDLQVVSFDDQSSPAIGTKLAKSIVADPTILGVVGAVNSSVSNVVAQEFATSKLAMITPASTNDLLTSHQWVNFNRLVAPDQAQAVAAAQYIHDELHAKSVYVVSDNTAYGNGLTRVMMNNLKTLHINVAGYAGASGAVQIADTVKRIKTSAAPVVYFGGSDDNGPLLVKALRAAGVTSTFVGSDGLDSPSFVKRTGIDAVGVVYSTVYGPVSSFSNAPSFTATYQAAYQTSPSGVTLYAYDAANMLLTALKTSLVKGMPNRAQVSAAVRTSTLPACSAMTAADCKTITGAIAFSNTGERDRSRVLIMKLDDLLQPQVAKIQIVSADKLK from the coding sequence ATGAAGATGAAGCCCTTCCACACCACCCGACGGTTGATCTGCTTCACACTCACGGCCGGTCTGTTGCTGGGGTCAGCCAGCGCTGCCACCATCAAGATTGCGGTCGTCACCCCACTGACTGGCGGGCTGGGGCCGTTCGGTCTTGAAGTCAAGCGCGGTGTGGAACTCGCGGTGCAGCAGCAGGTGGCGGCGTTCAAGGCGCTCGGGCAGGATCTGCAAGTGGTGTCGTTCGATGACCAGTCTTCACCGGCGATCGGAACGAAGCTAGCGAAGAGTATCGTTGCCGATCCAACCATCCTTGGGGTTGTGGGAGCAGTGAATTCCAGCGTGTCGAACGTGGTGGCGCAGGAGTTTGCGACGAGCAAATTGGCGATGATCACGCCAGCGAGCACCAATGATCTGCTGACGTCGCATCAGTGGGTCAACTTCAACCGTCTGGTGGCGCCGGATCAGGCGCAGGCGGTGGCCGCCGCTCAGTACATTCATGACGAGCTTCATGCCAAGAGCGTGTATGTCGTCTCAGATAACACCGCCTACGGCAATGGTCTCACCCGAGTGATGATGAACAACCTCAAGACCCTGCATATCAATGTTGCCGGGTATGCAGGGGCGTCCGGTGCAGTACAGATCGCCGACACCGTCAAACGCATCAAAACCAGCGCGGCACCCGTGGTGTACTTCGGCGGTAGCGACGACAACGGCCCTCTTCTCGTCAAGGCGCTCCGAGCGGCCGGTGTGACCTCGACCTTTGTTGGGAGTGACGGTCTCGACTCACCTAGCTTCGTGAAGCGCACCGGGATTGATGCGGTCGGCGTGGTCTACAGCACCGTATACGGCCCGGTCTCGTCGTTCTCGAATGCTCCCTCCTTTACCGCAACCTATCAGGCGGCATACCAGACCTCGCCCAGCGGGGTGACGCTGTACGCGTATGATGCGGCCAATATGCTGCTCACGGCGCTCAAGACCTCGCTCGTCAAGGGCATGCCGAATCGCGCACAGGTCAGTGCCGCAGTGCGTACTTCCACGCTCCCAGCCTGCTCAGCCATGACGGCCGCCGACTGTAAAACCATCACCGGTGCAATTGCCTTCTCGAATACGGGGGAACGCGACCGTTCACGGGTGCTGATCATGAAGCTGGACGACCTGCTGCAGCCGCAAGTCGCGAAGATCCAGATCGTCTCCGCCGACAAACTCAAGTAA
- a CDS encoding IS630 family transposase (programmed frameshift): MGRQKQWVVKLKDEERQQLADMTRKGVLSARVMIRARLLLLSDQGLLDRDIAERHGVNPATVASIRRKYVEGGLQAALYEKARPKQAPKLNPQQTSILIAEVCSAPEGRETWTMQLLADRLVTLGVVDRISDETVRRTLKKRALKPWQVQSWCVAQVGADFVWRMEQVLDTSAQPYDPLRPVVCFDEKSYQLLDHVREPLPPVPGSPARVDHEDKRCGTVNFFVAFEPLTGQRTVTVTEWRGNAEFAAQLQARELRSPQAEKICLVLDQLSTHTPAALYQHFSAEEARRLSRRFEWSYTPKHVSWLNMAELEWSALQRQCLGQRLATKQAVERELLAWQTDRNTRSVRVNWQFSTPAARETLKRHYPACE, translated from the exons ATGGGACGACAGAAACAGTGGGTCGTGAAGCTGAAGGATGAAGAGCGGCAACAGCTGGCGGACATGACGCGCAAAGGGGTGCTGAGTGCTCGGGTCATGATCCGAGCACGTCTGCTGTTGCTCAGTGATCAAGGCCTCCTGGATCGCGATATAGCGGAGCGACACGGCGTCAATCCTGCAACGGTTGCCTCCATCCGACGTAAATATGTAGAGGGCGGCCTGCAGGCCGCCCTCTACGAGAAGGCACGGCCCAAACAGGCTCCGAAACTCAACCCACAGCAGACGTCGATCCTGATCGCCGAGGTGTGCTCTGCGCCCGAGGGTCGGGAGACATGGACGATGCAACTGCTGGCCGATCGCTTGGTGACGCTGGGTGTGGTGGACCGCATCAGCGATGAAACGGTGCGGAGAACACTGAAAAAACGCGC GCTCAAACCGTGGCAGGTTCAAAGTTGGTGTGTCGCTCAGGTAGGCGCGGACTTCGTCTGGCGCATGGAACAGGTCCTAGATACCTCTGCTCAGCCGTACGATCCGCTGCGGCCGGTGGTTTGCTTCGACGAAAAGTCTTATCAACTCCTCGATCATGTCCGAGAGCCGTTGCCACCCGTGCCGGGCTCCCCGGCACGGGTGGACCATGAAGACAAGCGCTGTGGCACAGTGAATTTCTTCGTGGCCTTTGAACCACTGACCGGTCAACGGACGGTGACCGTCACCGAATGGCGAGGGAATGCCGAGTTCGCTGCGCAGCTCCAGGCCCGGGAGTTGCGCTCCCCGCAAGCGGAGAAGATCTGCCTGGTCCTTGATCAGCTGTCCACTCATACGCCAGCGGCCCTGTATCAGCACTTCTCCGCGGAGGAAGCACGGCGATTGTCCCGGCGTTTCGAGTGGAGCTACACGCCAAAGCACGTTTCGTGGCTCAACATGGCTGAACTGGAATGGTCCGCGCTGCAACGGCAGTGCCTTGGTCAGCGCCTGGCGACCAAGCAGGCAGTGGAGCGGGAACTTCTGGCATGGCAAACAGACCGCAATACGCGGTCTGTACGGGTGAATTGGCAATTCTCGACACCTGCCGCTCGGGAAACCCTCAAGCGCCACTACCCGGCTTGCGAATAA
- a CDS encoding UvrD-helicase domain-containing protein has product MTDEEEAVVLQQLNVEVSRLIGRVFAGMLPVTEARRLLQDETFLRHAPQTHLPDAMIQLLSDPLASVAKPRRSFADVTELPLMLSVAGLLDGLGKRNGYALEPYDHILLDEAQDFAPLLYALLQRAARPGHLSALGDLNQGLHGYKGPNAWADVQGALGWADVRTLSRTYRSTR; this is encoded by the coding sequence GTGACCGATGAAGAAGAGGCCGTCGTGTTACAGCAGCTGAACGTCGAGGTGAGTCGCTTGATCGGCCGCGTCTTCGCAGGCATGCTACCGGTGACCGAAGCTCGCCGACTGCTGCAGGACGAGACATTCCTGCGCCACGCCCCCCAGACACACCTGCCTGACGCGATGATCCAGCTGCTGAGCGACCCGCTCGCGAGTGTCGCCAAACCCCGACGCTCCTTCGCGGATGTCACCGAGTTGCCGCTGATGCTCTCCGTGGCCGGGCTCCTCGATGGGCTGGGGAAACGCAACGGCTATGCACTCGAACCCTACGATCACATCCTGCTTGACGAAGCACAAGACTTCGCCCCGCTGCTGTACGCGCTCCTCCAGCGCGCGGCCCGTCCCGGTCATCTCAGCGCGCTCGGTGATCTCAACCAGGGTCTGCACGGGTACAAAGGGCCGAATGCCTGGGCGGACGTACAGGGTGCCCTGGGCTGGGCCGATGTGCGGACGCTCAGTCGCACCTATCGCAGCACCCGCTAG
- a CDS encoding ATP-binding domain-containing protein produces MTARVAATYSRAAAVVGVDRDGMAVQRLTAGPLAQLTAQAVKTMQAAGHANIAIVTRRTADADLLVPDLMHHDVDAQPILNEQARYTGGVVILPVHLAKGLEFNAAIVCGADAAMYDPATEFETRLLYVSLSRGVHALAVVTDAELHPLLDANAEQGACDGT; encoded by the coding sequence TTGACCGCCCGCGTCGCCGCGACGTACAGCCGGGCTGCCGCGGTCGTCGGTGTGGATCGGGACGGCATGGCCGTGCAGCGCCTCACAGCTGGCCCGCTCGCCCAGCTCACCGCACAGGCCGTCAAGACCATGCAAGCGGCCGGTCACGCCAACATTGCCATCGTCACCCGGCGCACCGCCGATGCGGATCTCCTTGTGCCGGACCTGATGCACCACGACGTCGATGCCCAGCCGATTCTCAACGAGCAAGCCCGCTACACGGGCGGGGTGGTGATCCTGCCGGTGCATTTGGCGAAAGGCTTGGAGTTTAATGCGGCGATTGTCTGTGGAGCGGATGCGGCGATGTATGATCCGGCGACCGAGTTCGAGACTCGCTTGTTGTATGTCAGTTTGAGCAGAGGGGTGCATGCGCTTGCAGTGGTCACTGACGCTGAACTCCATCCATTGCTTGACGCGAATGCCGAGCAGGGCGCGTGCGACGGCACATGA